In a single window of the Candidatus Celerinatantimonas neptuna genome:
- the clpP_4 gene encoding ATP-dependent Clp protease proteolytic subunit, which produces MIQTNPMLLRLRNGPKSSASGQPKSWFTLENASDEGDPVKIWLHGDIGAYDIEAIDLIQALQSVGGDHDVQLRVQSYGGSVYEGLALYNAIKAHKGKTIGIVDGVAASIASYILMACDEVQMPENAKLMIHMPTMGAWGGEAEMTNALTQLQNAKSTIAEAYVAKSGQSLDDVLTAMQSETWFTAQQAQEWGMIDAVVDSVNLSNCLNNLSWEPLNSFKHPPAELLNQASEPPAPANDPTPSPEPVAANVPHPKLNQQENEPMPIPADSKQTELTNAAKAEASRQKAIRGLCNQHHVSDELMNAMLDDLDCSESTAAQKILANLGNGSATGTDPAQPAHLNNAVIHAGNGSVNKDMLQNALNHRCGVGVLEKDNPHAYASLLDMARVSVGSSAAGLPKTELVNRAFTSGDFAEIITEGIRTVMREETKIRAPLWRSIANTENLPDFKETDLVMVNEAPDLMAVSEDGEYKEATIKGTGEKIQLATFGREISFTRQAIINDEIALISKVPRKFTQAAYRLSDKLMFNAILSGQLGDGKGVFVASSGEQWGNLKNGIAKGDYQALIMALHKSFATAMTLDGQDALDLRGDVLLASPDHASMIEAVLNTASKPDTFNPAYKKFNQVIETARMNTVNGAIALTGKDFDSVVMGFLDGRQDPWLETDDGWTSDGARFRITYDITSKVIDRRGLAKAVFATK; this is translated from the coding sequence ATGATTCAGACTAATCCAATGCTGTTGCGGCTGCGCAATGGCCCAAAATCCAGTGCATCTGGTCAGCCTAAATCGTGGTTTACGCTGGAAAATGCCAGTGATGAAGGCGACCCCGTTAAAATTTGGCTGCATGGTGATATTGGTGCGTATGACATCGAAGCCATTGATTTGATCCAAGCCCTGCAATCGGTGGGCGGTGATCATGATGTCCAGCTACGGGTACAAAGTTATGGCGGCAGTGTGTATGAAGGGCTGGCGCTGTATAACGCGATTAAAGCGCATAAAGGCAAGACCATCGGGATTGTTGATGGCGTGGCCGCATCCATAGCCAGTTATATTTTAATGGCCTGCGATGAAGTGCAAATGCCTGAGAATGCCAAGCTGATGATCCATATGCCAACAATGGGGGCATGGGGTGGCGAAGCGGAAATGACCAATGCTTTAACGCAACTACAAAATGCCAAAAGTACGATCGCTGAAGCCTATGTTGCTAAATCTGGTCAGTCGCTGGATGACGTATTAACTGCGATGCAATCGGAAACCTGGTTTACCGCTCAACAGGCGCAAGAGTGGGGCATGATTGATGCCGTGGTTGACTCGGTTAATCTTTCAAACTGCTTAAATAATTTGTCCTGGGAGCCTTTAAATAGTTTTAAACATCCCCCGGCTGAATTGCTCAATCAGGCGAGTGAGCCGCCTGCACCGGCAAACGATCCAACACCATCCCCTGAACCTGTGGCCGCAAACGTGCCACACCCTAAATTGAACCAACAGGAAAATGAACCGATGCCTATTCCAGCAGACTCTAAACAAACTGAATTAACCAATGCAGCGAAAGCGGAAGCTTCGCGGCAAAAAGCCATTCGCGGCTTATGTAATCAACACCATGTCAGTGATGAGCTGATGAATGCGATGCTTGATGATCTTGATTGTTCTGAATCCACCGCCGCCCAGAAAATTTTAGCGAATTTGGGGAATGGTAGCGCAACCGGAACAGATCCGGCACAGCCCGCCCATCTTAATAATGCGGTGATCCATGCCGGTAATGGCAGCGTGAATAAAGATATGCTGCAAAATGCGCTGAATCATCGCTGTGGTGTCGGGGTGCTGGAAAAAGATAATCCACATGCTTATGCCAGTTTGCTTGATATGGCGCGGGTGTCTGTTGGGTCATCTGCGGCGGGGTTGCCTAAAACGGAGTTGGTCAACCGGGCGTTTACCAGTGGTGATTTTGCTGAAATTATCACGGAGGGGATCCGAACCGTGATGCGTGAGGAAACCAAGATCCGTGCACCATTGTGGCGAAGTATTGCGAACACAGAGAACCTACCTGATTTTAAAGAAACTGATTTGGTGATGGTGAATGAGGCACCGGATCTGATGGCGGTTTCTGAAGATGGTGAATATAAAGAAGCGACCATTAAAGGTACGGGTGAAAAAATTCAATTGGCAACCTTTGGCCGGGAGATCAGTTTTACCCGTCAGGCGATTATTAATGATGAGATCGCTCTGATTAGTAAAGTTCCACGTAAGTTTACCCAAGCGGCGTACCGATTGAGCGATAAGTTGATGTTCAATGCGATTCTGTCGGGCCAGTTGGGCGATGGTAAAGGGGTTTTTGTTGCGTCATCAGGTGAACAGTGGGGCAATCTAAAAAATGGAATTGCGAAGGGTGATTATCAAGCATTGATTATGGCGCTGCATAAGTCATTTGCGACGGCGATGACGCTTGATGGCCAGGATGCGCTTGACCTTCGAGGTGACGTGTTATTGGCCAGCCCTGATCATGCGTCGATGATTGAAGCAGTGCTCAATACCGCCAGTAAACCCGATACGTTTAACCCGGCATATAAGAAGTTTAATCAGGTCATTGAAACGGCTCGTATGAATACGGTCAATGGCGCTATTGCGCTGACTGGTAAGGATTTTGATTCGGTGGTCATGGGATTTTTAGATGGTCGTCAAGATCCTTGGCTTGAAACTGACGATGGTTGGACAAGTGACGGGGCCCGATTCCGTATTACTTATGATATTACTTCGAAAGTGATTGATCGGCGTGGTCTGGCTAAGGCGGTATTTGCAACGAAATAA